Genomic window (Ostrea edulis chromosome 9, xbOstEdul1.1, whole genome shotgun sequence):
TAATTAATACGCAGAGTCATGCCGAGAAGGAAGGCAGACCAGTCAGGGGGAAAGGGCCAGATGGCAAAATCAAAGGGCCCAAAACGTCCACGAACCGGACAGGTTCCAATGATGGAGGCGGCTGTTCCCTCGGCAAGTCAGAGTCTCGTGGACATACCTCAACCCACTATTGACTATGCAAAATTGGCGACGGAGATCCTGAAGCAACAAGCGGTTCAGCAAGGTGCGAACGCTGACATACCAACTCCACAGAGCCAGGCTATGAGCATAAGGCAAGAGTCTGCAGAAGGAGCCAGTTGTGCCATGCGGACAGAAGTCCCCAACCAGGGTCCGGTGGCAACAGAAACTCACAAATTTGGTGACACAAATTTTTGAAGGTGAGCCAGCAGGTACATTGCACAACCCAAATATGTTAGGCATCTCGATCACTGATGGTATTCCTCTCGGTGCATCTACACCAAGCAAGATCAAAACTATAATTTGGGCAAACGAATTTATCGATTTGCGTTGCCTGTTACTGCACCAAGAGGAAGATCCAGTGACTTTATTCATTACACCTGGGATAATTAATTTCCAACATTCTCAAAAATCCAAAACACCTTTGTCCATAAATCAATGGACTGATGCATTCCTTGTTTTCAAATGCATAATACTTCAGAAAGACCCCACACAAGCCCCTCACCTGCTCAAATATATGGCATTCATTAGGGAACTGCAAAAACTTCATGGGGATGCAGCATGGCGAGCATATGATGAGTCCTTTAGGAACTTAAGAGAAAGCGTTAATCTTCCTTG
Coding sequences:
- the LOC125660074 gene encoding uncharacterized protein LOC125660074, whose amino-acid sequence is MPRRKADQSGGKGQMAKSKGPKRPRTGQVPMMEAAVPSASQSLVDIPQPTIDYAKLATEILKQQAVQQGANADIPTPQSQAMSIRVRWQQKLTNLVTQIFEGEPAGTLHNPNMLGISITDGIPLGASTPSKIKTIIWANEFIDLRCLLLHQEEDPVTLFITPGIINFQHSQKSKTPLSINQWTDAFLVFKCIILQKDPTQAPHLLKYMAFIRELQKLHGDAAWRAYDESFRNLRESVNLPWQKPVEELRGRAVAMSSRNSFGQPFWGKQAGKVGGVKFCYAYNQGNKCKTTPCPFTHICQNCKGQHPKIKCKAGDKTEYGSHTSNTSKGRQVK